A stretch of the Saccharolobus caldissimus genome encodes the following:
- a CDS encoding AAA family ATPase, whose product MKISTLSIENFRGINSDKLPIKKVNVIIGENGSGKTSFLEAVFLFTLIKSNYSEEGKQVWLNHMFSSRGDVISSILTLQNSSITINDETLKIIRRGRDKIDIRLGNARLNISLKRSVLFSESGIAGTLYLPQYEIEDEGEGEFTPVYITLYFDSYNIPESIISSAKKRSKLEGLEILKDEVTGQFKLYKGDLPVYVMGRGILKELLIEASMSFADVILVDEIEDSLHPDMLIQLMEKMDKANSTFFLTTHSNEVLKIIYNKIRTTELNVIVLKDKRAKAYSEPEDVKAIMEMEHSLSWIKYA is encoded by the coding sequence ATGAAAATCAGCACTTTATCCATTGAGAACTTCAGAGGTATAAACAGTGATAAATTACCAATTAAGAAAGTTAACGTTATAATAGGTGAAAATGGCTCTGGTAAAACGTCATTCTTAGAGGCAGTATTTTTATTTACCTTGATTAAATCCAACTATTCAGAAGAAGGGAAACAAGTTTGGCTTAACCACATGTTCTCAAGTAGAGGGGATGTTATTTCGTCAATTTTAACACTCCAGAACTCCTCTATTACTATAAATGATGAAACGTTAAAGATAATAAGGAGGGGAAGAGATAAGATAGACATTCGGTTAGGTAACGCTAGATTAAATATATCGTTGAAACGTAGTGTATTGTTTTCGGAATCCGGTATAGCTGGAACCTTATATTTGCCTCAATACGAAATAGAGGATGAAGGCGAGGGAGAGTTTACACCCGTCTATATAACACTTTATTTTGACTCCTATAATATCCCAGAAAGTATAATCAGTAGCGCTAAGAAGAGGTCTAAGTTAGAGGGTTTAGAAATATTAAAAGATGAGGTCACGGGTCAATTCAAGTTATATAAGGGCGATTTACCTGTTTACGTGATGGGTAGGGGGATTTTAAAGGAATTGTTAATTGAAGCTTCAATGAGCTTTGCAGATGTGATTTTGGTAGATGAAATCGAGGACTCCTTACACCCCGATATGCTGATTCAGTTGATGGAGAAGATGGATAAGGCTAATTCAACCTTCTTCCTTACAACTCATAGTAACGAGGTTCTGAAAATTATATATAATAAAATCAGAACTACCGAGTTAAATGTAATAGTGTTAAAGGACAAAAGAGCTAAGGCTTATAGTGAACCTGAAGACGTGAAAGCTATAATGGAAATGGAGCATTCTTTAAGCTGGATTAAGTATGCTTAA
- a CDS encoding IS110 family transposase: MGLKVINRAFAIDISQSKLTAAKGELVVNQDKSTVYVKEIREFNYDNEGIEELIKFLGEYKEGIIEATGIYYFHLHERLTEKGYKVTVINPLHLTEMLGKKTDKLDAQRLLVAHMTGVIKGSYIPTGEIKELRELTRYRESLVEKITQVKNEIRKILEIAGYKIQPFDKKGRQLLEKLAKGEGLNKEEKDELKERLGRNLNDAEKLALKQLVELLKSLENMVKEVEDMIISKIPQPVIELSKIPGVGLISAATIYAEFGDVSRFSSSKAARAYAGFAPKTKQSGENESHSGMIRGNKYLRRILYLVARVARNLEPFNGYYERLIARGKSATQATCALAGKLASICYHVIKDGVYKGVVKKRFRVPRGKEVNVKDFNVGDALDSLSP; encoded by the coding sequence ATGGGATTAAAGGTTATCAACAGGGCCTTCGCAATTGATATCTCACAAAGCAAACTAACAGCAGCAAAGGGAGAACTAGTAGTAAATCAAGACAAATCAACAGTATACGTCAAGGAGATAAGGGAATTCAATTACGACAACGAGGGAATAGAAGAGTTAATCAAATTCTTGGGAGAATACAAGGAGGGAATAATAGAGGCAACGGGAATATACTACTTCCACCTACACGAAAGACTAACGGAAAAGGGATACAAGGTAACAGTAATAAACCCACTACACCTAACAGAAATGCTAGGGAAGAAGACTGACAAACTTGACGCACAAAGGTTATTAGTAGCACACATGACTGGCGTAATCAAGGGATCATACATACCGACGGGAGAAATAAAAGAACTGAGAGAACTAACTAGATATAGGGAAAGCCTAGTAGAGAAGATAACACAAGTAAAGAACGAGATAAGGAAAATATTAGAAATCGCGGGATATAAGATACAACCATTCGACAAGAAGGGAAGACAATTACTGGAGAAACTAGCTAAGGGGGAGGGGCTAAATAAGGAAGAGAAGGACGAGTTGAAGGAGAGGTTGGGGAGAAACTTGAATGATGCGGAAAAACTAGCGTTGAAACAATTAGTTGAACTGTTAAAAAGCTTGGAGAACATGGTTAAGGAGGTTGAGGATATGATAATTTCCAAGATTCCTCAACCTGTGATTGAGTTATCCAAGATTCCTGGGGTTGGTTTGATTAGTGCTGCAACCATTTACGCTGAGTTTGGTGATGTTTCCCGTTTTTCCAGTTCTAAGGCTGCTAGGGCTTACGCTGGCTTTGCTCCTAAAACTAAGCAGAGTGGTGAGAACGAGTCCCACTCTGGTATGATTAGGGGTAATAAGTATTTGCGTAGGATTCTCTACTTGGTTGCTAGGGTTGCTAGGAATCTTGAGCCTTTTAACGGGTATTATGAGAGGCTTATTGCTAGGGGTAAGAGTGCTACTCAAGCTACTTGTGCTCTTGCTGGAAAACTTGCCAGTATTTGTTATCACGTTATAAAGGATGGTGTTTACAAGGGCGTTGTTAAGAAGCGTTTTAGAGTACCTAGGGGTAAGGAAGTTAACGTTAAGGACTTCAACGTGGGAGATGCACTGGACTCGTTATCCCCGTAG
- a CDS encoding IS5/IS1182 family transposase yields MEPWVQYYNGPVPYEELSSRHKILVKMDYVLTTSQVLSCIDDLFILRALIVMVVWTCSYRDVWSYYRTGVVVRWFLGECKSKSEIHRRAKKFRGKIGTVFKDFSKELERKLSGLVDYLPSSALFGKVGKLWAADSFLIEVPFGKRNKETLWKKFQLSLRQGKYKEAGKLLYQYMNCKVRRRFKGEFTKKRNRSYFGFKVFTLMSPTMIIHEIQVKLANFPDNKVGFFHSGYKVVDRGFVGKASTWLIGFPSFRRYVEFFGIFMRRYWRPYATEKDMVELFVYVIALIYNSSIYTSVLSRVPESQFVH; encoded by the coding sequence ATGGAACCCTGGGTACAATACTACAACGGCCCGGTTCCCTATGAAGAATTATCTTCAAGGCATAAAATTCTTGTGAAAATGGACTACGTGCTGACCACGTCCCAAGTATTGTCATGTATAGACGACCTCTTCATATTGAGAGCTTTAATAGTCATGGTAGTGTGGACATGTTCCTACAGAGATGTTTGGAGTTACTACAGAACTGGCGTGGTGGTCAGGTGGTTCCTAGGGGAATGCAAATCTAAATCCGAAATCCACAGAAGAGCAAAGAAATTTAGAGGAAAAATCGGTACAGTTTTCAAGGATTTCTCCAAGGAGCTGGAGCGGAAGTTGAGCGGACTTGTTGACTACTTACCAAGTAGTGCATTGTTCGGCAAGGTCGGGAAGCTCTGGGCCGCGGACTCCTTTCTGATCGAAGTACCCTTCGGGAAGAGGAACAAGGAGACCTTGTGGAAGAAATTCCAACTAAGCCTAAGGCAGGGAAAGTACAAGGAGGCAGGAAAGCTACTCTACCAATATATGAACTGCAAGGTTAGGAGAAGGTTCAAGGGAGAGTTCACCAAGAAGAGGAATAGGAGTTACTTTGGCTTCAAGGTCTTCACTCTCATGTCGCCCACCATGATAATTCACGAAATTCAAGTGAAACTTGCCAATTTCCCCGACAACAAGGTCGGCTTCTTCCACAGCGGTTATAAGGTAGTTGATAGGGGTTTTGTGGGGAAAGCATCGACTTGGTTGATAGGTTTTCCTAGTTTTAGGAGGTATGTTGAGTTCTTTGGGATCTTCATGAGGAGGTATTGGAGGCCTTACGCGACTGAAAAGGATATGGTGGAGCTCTTCGTCTACGTTATCGCGTTGATCTATAACTCCTCGATCTACACCTCAGTCTTATCGCGTGTTCCCGAGAGTCAGTTCGTCCACTAA
- a CDS encoding STK_08120 family protein yields MEEKIELLGDGFDEKLVAIFSDPNFLLPNLLGAINVDFKENDFRAEVPMSLLFGKGTYVIYGKIISSLNSVIYVINVAGYGPDKGGKIRIDLQKGKVTINVNLSIPIEPINGRVIKSRIKEFKNKANELIRLERIKRKI; encoded by the coding sequence GTGGAAGAGAAAATAGAATTATTAGGAGATGGATTTGATGAGAAGTTAGTTGCAATATTTTCAGATCCCAACTTCCTATTACCTAACTTACTTGGAGCAATTAACGTAGACTTTAAAGAGAATGACTTTAGGGCTGAGGTCCCCATGTCCCTACTTTTTGGAAAGGGTACTTACGTAATTTACGGCAAGATCATTAGTTCTCTTAACTCAGTTATTTACGTAATAAATGTTGCTGGCTACGGTCCTGATAAAGGTGGTAAGATAAGGATAGATTTACAGAAGGGAAAAGTTACGATAAACGTTAACTTAAGCATCCCAATAGAGCCCATAAATGGTAGGGTCATTAAATCTAGAATAAAAGAGTTTAAAAATAAGGCTAATGAACTAATTAGATTAGAAAGAATAAAGAGAAAAATCTAA